The following is a genomic window from Geoalkalibacter halelectricus.
CGTTGATGATCGCGGCGCGCGGCGGACGCATTGACCCGCGCCCGCGCCCAGGCCAGCTCGGCATCGAGATAGCGGGTCACCTCCACGGCGCCCCCGTCGAACTGAACGCGCACCTGGGTAAAAGCCTCCTCGGCATGAGCCAGGGCCGCCTCGGCCAGATCCAAATTGGCGCGGTGCTCCTCGAGGTCGAGCCAGGCCTGGCGCACCTCGAATTCCACCGCCTGGCGCATGCGCCGCTGGGCGGCACGGCTCTCCTGGGTCTGACCCAAGGCGTGCGCTTCACGCGCACGGGTGGTGAAGCCGGAAAAGAGATTCCAACTGAGCCGCGCGCCGAACGTCCAATTGAGCTGGTCGTCGTTGTAGGCAAAATCGGGATCATCGTGATAAAGACGCGCCTGAACATCCAGCCGGGGAAGATATTCCGCCCGCGCCAGACGCTCCTCCAACCGCGCCAGCTCGCGCGCTCCGGCCGCCGCGGCCAACTCGGGACGCTGCTCCAGGGCGCGCCGCAGCGCCTGGGAATAGTCCTCGGGCAAGGGAAAATCCGGTTCTTCATCGCGCGGCTCAAAGGCCGTGGCGGCATCGCGGCCCAAAAGAATCGCCAGGGCCGCCTGCAAGCGCTGGCTGGCCGCGGCAGCGCGCACCCTGTCGGCGCGTGCCTCGGCCAGCCGCACTTGCAGGGACAAAAGCTCCGAGCGCAGCAGGCTGCCGCCCCGCAAACGCACCTCGGCCAGATCCACTTCCCGCTCAAGCACGGCAACGCTTTGGCGGGCGATGTCGCCGCGATCACGGGCCGAAAGCATGGCCAGATAGGTATCGACCACCGCCGCGCTTAAATCGTTGTGCTCGGTTTGATAGGCATGGCGGGCCTGCTCGAACCGCGTTTCGGCCTGGCTGAAACGCAACCGGTCACGGCCTCCGGCGTAGACGTTGAGGCGCGCCTCAAGGTAGCTTTCGAAATTCTCAAAGCGTCCGGGATGGTTGAAGTCGACGTTTTCCGGCAGTTGGCGGGCATCGATGGTTTTGAACAGGTAGGCCGAGGGGGCATCGCCGCGCAGGTATTCAAGACCGGCATCCAGGCGCGGCCAAAAGGCCGCGCGGGCCTCATCGCGGGCCGCGCGGGCCTGGGCGATGCGCCCCCGGGCTTCCTCCAGGGCGGGGTTGTCGTCCCACGCCAGGGCCAGGGCCTGCTCCAGGGTCAGAGGCTGGTCCGCCTGGGCCGCAAGGGGCAGCCCCATCCACAACCCCATCCAGACCCCGACCCAGATCTTTGCGCGGATCCAACGAAACAAATTATTCATGCCTCCATCCCTGCGGCAAAACACCTTAAATGACGTCGACTTACCGCAAAAGTGTAAGCCAGCAACCGGGGATGTCAAGCAATGGTCACCCGCCAGGCGTGCTTAGGTATATGAAAAAACAAACTTTTTTCTTTCCCGGCAAACCATCGGCCTTCTCCGCTAAAAAACTCCCAAAACACATGCAGGTTTGAAGCTCTACCTTTGCATCAGACAGGACTTAAATCCTTGGCACAAAACATGAAAATGATCCTGTCCGCACCCACCAACCTGCCGTTGAGGTCAATATTTTGAATCACCACCAAGCGAAACACCTTCCGATCTCTCCCAAGGCAGAGGCCCCATGAGCGACTGGCTGATTCCCTCGCAGATCGCCTCGCTGTGCGGCAGCGCCGTACTGGTTGTGGTCTTCGCCTCCCTGTTCGCCCGCGACCGCAAGCCCCATCTGGCCCTTTGGGCCTGGTGTTGGGCCTTCTATGCCCTGTGCTTCGCCCTGGCCCTGACCGCCGCGGCCTTTCCCCGCGCCGATGCCCTGTTATCTGCCCGCGAACTGAGCCTGGTGGTCAGCTCCTTGCTGCTGGTGGCCGGCGGACACGCCTTTGTGGGCCGCAAGCTGCCGAGATTTTGGCAGGCCCTGGCCCTGCTCGCTACGCTCTGGACGCCGTTGGCGCTGAGCACCGGTTCCCTGGTGCATCTGCTTCCCGTTTATCTCTTTCACGCCCTGGTCGCCATCACCACGGGCCTGCTTATTCTGCGCGCCACCGAGTTTTATGCCTTCGGTCGCTACCTCACCGGCGGGGTCCTCATCCTCTGGGGCCTGCACCGGGCCAACTACCCGTTGCTCGCCTCCATCCCCGAAATCGCCCCCTGGGGTTTTTTGCTCGGGGCTTTTTTCAGCTTTGCCTCGGCCGGCGGCATCATTCTGATTCACTTCGCCCGCGCCTGCGACGCCGCCGAGGACAGTCGCCGCCTCAGCCAGACCCTGCTCGATGCCATTGCCGACCCCCTGGTTCTGCTCAGCGCCGATTTGCGCGTGCAGTGGAGCAACCAGGGCGCCTGGCGGCACCTGTCCCCGGCCCTGGAAACTCCCGCCGGGCGCCGCTGCTTCGAGCTGTGGCGCGGGCGCGACCAGCCCTGCCGGCCCTGCCCAGCCCGTAGCAGCTTCGACACGGGCACCTCTGCCGATCTGCAACTGGAAACGGAGGACGGGCGCAACTGGGCGGTGCGCGCCTTTCCCGTTCCCGGAAAAGCCCCCGGCAAGGTGGTCGGGGTCATTTTGCATTTCGAGGATCAGGCCCCCAAGCGCGAGAGCAGCCGCCAGGCGCAGCTCGCCGCCCTGGGCGAGCTCTCCGCCGGGGTCGCCCACGAGATCAACAATCCCATCAACGGCATCATCAATTACGCCGAGCTGCTCGGCGATACCCTGCCGCCCGCGGGGAGCGAGGCCGACCTGGCGCGCCGCATCGGGAGCGAAGCCGAACGCATCGCCACCATCGTGCGCAACCTGCTGCGCTTTGCCCGGGACAGCCGCGAGGACAAGGAGGCGGTGCTGCTCTATGAAATTCTTCTCGATACCCTGGTGCTGTTCGAGGCGCAGTTGCGCCGCCATGGGGTCGAAACTCTGATCGACATGGCCCCTGATCTGCCGGCGGTGCGGGTACACCCGGAGCAGATCCAGCAGGTGTTTCTCAATCTGCTCAGCAACGCCCTGTTCGCCCTCAACGAAAAATTCGCCGTCGGAGCCGCCGGTAAGCAGATCGAGATCTCGGCGACCCGCATCGAGGAGGAGGGCCAGGCTCTGCTGCGCACCTGCATTCACGATCGGGGAGCGGGCATCGCCGTCGAGCACCTGGCGAAGGTCATGAACCCGTTTTTCACCACCAAGCCACCGGGCAAGGGCACCGGACTGGGCTTGTCCATCAGCCACGGCATCGTGCGCGATCACGGCGGGCGACTCGCCATCGAAAGCCACGCGGGTGAATGGACCCGCGTCACCCTGGATCTGCCCTGCGCCTGAACCTAAAGGATTTTCCATGTCCCAGCACATTCTGATCGTCGATGACGAAGAAAGCATCCGCTATACCTTTTCGCGTTTCCTGTTGGCCCCGGGGCGGACGGTGGAGGTGGCGCATAGCTACGAGGAGGCGCTGGAGAAGCTAACGACCTGCGCCTTTGATCTGATTTTCTGCGACATTCTTCTCGGCGGACGCAGCGGCATCAATCTTCTCGAGGAGGTCCGGCGGCGCGGCCTCTATTTGCCGGTGGTCATGATCACCGGCGCTCCCGAGGTGGACAGCGCCACCGAGGCCCTGCGCCTGGGGGCCTACGATTATCTCGCCAAGCCGGTGCGGCGCGAGGCGCTGCTGCGCATTGCCGACAAGGCCCTGCAGTACAAGGCGCTGCGCGATGAAAAGGAGAAGCTTCAGGCGGATCTGCAGGCCGTGTTCCGCAGCGTCAAGGACGCCATCCTCACCACGGACGGCGACCTGCGCCTGGTGCAGGCCAACGCGGCCGCCGGCCGCCTGTGCGGCATCTCCGCCGCCCGCGCGGGAGAATCCCTCGACCAGCTGGCACCCTGCGCGGACAGGTGTCTCGGGTTGCTGCGTCAGAGCCTGGAAAGCCGCCGCACCCTGGAGCGCGAGCGCATCGAATGCGTACATCCGCGCCACGGACGGCGCATCGTGTCAGTGTCCGCCTCACCCCTGCGCGGCGCCCAGGGCGAACATCGCGGCGCAATGCTGGTGGTCCGCGACGAAACCCGGCTCGACGCCCTGGAACGCCGCATCGGCGAGCGCTCCAGCTTTCATGGCCTGGTGGGCACCAGCGCGCCCATGCAGGAGGTCTATGCATTGCTCGAAACCCTCGCCGAGGTCCCCACCACGGTGCTGATTACCGGGGAGAGCGGCACGGGCAAAGAACTGGTGGCGCGCGCCCTGCACGATGGGGGACCGCGCCGGGACGGACCCCTGATTCGCGTCAACTGCGCGGCGCTTTCGGAGAACCTGCTGGAGAGCGAACTCTTTGGCCATGTACGCGGCGCGTTCACCGGCGCCGTCAAGGACAAGGTGGGGCGTTTCGAGGCGGCGCACGGCGGCACCCTGTTTCTGGATGAGATCGGCGACATCACCCCCGCCCTGCAACTGCGCCTGCTGCGCGTGCTGCAGGAAAAGGAAATCGAGCGGGTCGGCGCGAATCGCTCGATCCCCGTGGACGTGCGGGTGGTCGCGGCGACCAATCAGAACCTGACCGAGAAGATCCGGCGCGGTGAATTCCGCGAGGATTTGTTTTACCGCCTCAAGGTGGTAACGGTGAAGCTGCCGCCCCTGCGGGAGCGGCGCGAGGATATCGCTCCCCTGGCGGCGCATTTTCTCGCGCAGTTCAATGAAAAGCTCGGCCGCGACATCCGCGACCTCTCGCCCGAGGCGCACAAGGCCCTGCTGGCCCATCCCTGGCCGGGCAACGTACGCGAGCTGCAGCATGCCCTGGAGCACGCCTGCATCCTGTGCCGCAATGGTCGCATCGAGGTCGCTCATCTGCCGGCGGAAATCATCACCGCGGCCGCCACCGCGGATCAGGCCATCAGTCCGGCGGCTATTCAGCGCGCCCTGCACGCCGCCGGGGGCAATAAAACCCAGGCGGCGCGGATGCTCGGTATCAGCCGACGCACGGTCTACCGCAAACTCGAGGAGGACCAGGGCTGAGGACATTAAAACTGTGCCATGTCACACCTTCCGGGGCCGCCGCGGTGTGACAAGACACGGGGCAGAGGCCCGGCGGATTGCCGCCCCCGGGACCGGCTTATGCACGCAACCCTTTGACAACAGAAAAAAATTCCTTCCCGCTTTGATTTTTTCCTCGGCCCTTTGCGCGGGGAATAAAACGGCATGCTCCTTGAAAACACCTTGGGGGCGAGACGGGATAAATCCCCGTGTCTCAAATTCCCAAGGAGCAAGACGGCATGCGCACCCCCCACCTTCCGGACAACTCAACGGCATCAACGGGTCGCTGTCCGCTGATTCGCGAGCCCCTGCCGCAATGCTATTGCTATGATTCCAGCAGCGCCAACATTGAGGCCATGATCCGTTTCTGCGGCGGCGATTATCACCAATGCCGCATCTATCTACGTATTCTTCCGATTACCAATTCCCTGCCAAGGAGACAGCCTTGAACAATCTACGCATGAGTACCAAGATCTACCTGCTGAGTGCCCTGATCATGCTGGCCTTCACCTTCGCCGTCGCCTGGGTCTACCTACAGGCGCGCGGCAACTTCTACCAGGCCAAGCAAAATGAGATCCGCCATATCGTCGAGGCGGGCTGGGGGGTGGTCGATCACTACGCCAAGCAGGCCCAGGCCGGCCACCTGTCCCGCGAGGAGGCCCAGCGCCTGGCCCTCGACGCCCTGCGCGGGGTGCGCTTCGAGGGTGATAATTATTTCTGGATCAACGACCTGACCCCGCGCATGGTCATGCATCCCATCAATCCGGCCCTCGATGGGCGTGATCTCTCGGAGAGCCGCGACCCCAACGGCAAGGCCCTGTTCCTGGAGATGGTGCAGGTGGCGCGCGCCACGGGCGAGGGCTATGTGGATTACCAATGGCCGGTGCCCGGATTCGACGAGCCGGTAGACAAGACCTCCTTCGTCAAGCTGGTGCCCGAGTGGGGTTGGATCGTCGGCGGCGGCCTCTATATCGACGACATTCAGGCCCAGCTCAGCCGCATGTTCTGGACCGCGGCGACAGTCATCGCCCTGGTGGTCCTGGCCGCGCTGGCCCTGGTCACGGTGGTGGCGCGCAGCGTGGCCCAGCCCCTGAAAAAAACCGTGAGCATGATCGAGGCCATGGAGCAGGGCCGCCTCGACGGGCGCCTCAACCTGGCGCGGCGCGATGAAATCGGCCAGATGGCCCGCGCCATGGACACCTTTGCCGACAATTTGCAGCACGAGGTGATCGGCTCACTGAAAAAGCTCGCCGCCGGCAACCTTAACCTGAGCATCCAGCCCCGCGACGATCAGGATCAGGTGCGCGGCGCCCTGAAGAAGGTAAGCGACGACCTCAATCTGGTCATGGGTCAGATTCAGTCGGCCGCCGTGCAGATCGCCGGGGGCGCGGGGCAGGTCTCCGACACCAGTCAGTCCCTCTCCCAGGGCGCTACCGAACAGGCCAGTTCCCTGGAGGAAATTGCCGCCTCCATGAACGAGATGGCGGCGCAGATCAAGCACAGCGCCGACAACGCGCTCCAGGCCGATCGCCTGGCCGGGGAGATGAAGCAGGCCGCCCTCGAAGGCACCGGCCACATGCGCGAGATGGTCGGGGCCATGGGTGAGATCAATAGCGCCGGCCAAAGTATTTCCAAGATCATCAAGGTCATCGACGAGATCGCCTTTCAGACCAACCTGCTCGCCCTCAACGCCGCCGTGGAAGCCGCGCGCGCCGGCCAGCACGGCAAGGGCTTCGCGGTGGTCGCCGAGGAGGTGCGCAACCTGGCGGCGCGCAGCGCCCGGGCGGCGCGCGAAACCGCCGATCTCATCGAAGGCTCGGTGAGCAAGACGGCGAGCGGCGCCGAAATCGCGGAGAAAACCGCCGCGGCGCTGGATCAGATGGTGGTCGGCGTGACCAAGGTCAGCGATCTGGTCGGCGAGATGGCGGCCGCCGCGCGCGAGCAATCCGAGGGCATCTCCCAGGTCAACGTAGGCCTGAACCAGATCGACCAGGTCACCCAGCAGAACACCGCCAACGCCGAGGAGTGCGCCGCTGCGGCGGAGGAACTCTCCAGCCAGTCCGAGCAACTGCGCCAGATGCTCAGTCGCTTCACCCTGCGCGGGGGCGCGACCAAGGCGCAGGTACTGACCCTGCCCCGCCAGTCCTCGGGCGGCGCCTGGGATGCGGACCCAACATCGCGGATTTGTCTGGATGAATCCGCCTGACGCAGGCAAAAAAAACGCCCGGAGACAGGTTTATACAGCCCTGCCTCCGGGCGTTTGCAACCGGAGAAAAATTATGTTTTGTAAGGAGTTAGCGACCGCGGCCCCGAGCAGGAGCGTGGGCTGGAGGCCCAGACTCTTCCTGCGACTCTTCCTCGACCACCGCTTCGACGGGTTCAGGGGCCGGCGTCACCGCGCTCCCGCCCGCGGCACAAGCCTGCAGGCAGGCATTGAGTTGCTCGCTACCCTGAAAAACGCGCGAGCGGCGCTCGGCGTAGGTCGCACCGGGATCTTTCGCCGACATTTCAATGGGCGGCCCATGCAGTTCCACGCATTTTCTCTCACATTCACTCATCCCCTGTGCGGGCACGATCGCGGCAGACGCCCCCGCCGCGCCCAGCAACAGGCAGGCCAGAAAAAAAACGAACCCCTTCATCCCTTTTTCCCTTCTTTTTGATGGTTGGCAGGCACTCGGCTCGCAGCCGCATCTCTGGCGACAAACCACAGCACCGTCAAGGATAAGTCAGTTTTCTCCAGAAAATCAAGCGTCAAGAACGATTTATGCATCAATCCAGAATGTCCGACCCCATGTATTCATCGTTGCGATGTCGCTCCTCCTCGGCACGACGCACATCGTAGCCGGAACCCTGGGGGGTCCCGGAGAGAACCCGGTGCTCACGCAGATAGTCCATATTAATGCTCTTGAGGTCTTCCACGGCTTCCTGAAACATGCCTTTGAGTTCTTGAGTTTTCATGACGTCCCTCCCGTGAACGGGTCTGAGGGTTGAATACCTGAACGCAATTATACCTCAATCGGTCATCATTTGGCAGGAGGAAAAATCAGCGCGCACCTCCTACCCCCACCTTCAGTCCCCCAGAATGCTCATGATGTTGGCGAAGGCCTTGGAGGCGCGTTGATCCTTTTCCTCCTCGGGAAGTTGGGGCGGTTCCTCGCCGCGGCTGGCGTTGAGCAGTTCGGCGGGGATTTCGGCGAGAAAGCGGCTGGGTACGCGCAACTGCATCTCGCCGTATTTCTTGCGGCGGCGCGCGCCGGTGAGCACCAGGCGGCGGCGCGCGCGGGTGATGCCGACGTAGCAGAGGCGGCGCTCTTCGTCGAGGTCGAAGGTTTCGGTGAGGGTTTTCTTGTGGGGCAGAAATTCCTCCTCCATGCCCACCAGAAAGACGTGGGGAAATTCCAACCCCTTGCTCGAATGGATGCTCATGAGCACCACGGCGTCGCGCTGAAGCTTCTTTTCCTTGGAGTCGCGTCCCGGGCGCTCCTCGTCGAGCAGCGAAACCTTTTCGAGAAAGCCGGGCAGCGAAGGACTCTCCTCGCGCTCCAGGTAGGAAGCCAGGGCGTTGGCCACCTCCTCCATGTTCTCGACGCGGCGACGCGCCTTCACGGGATCATCCACGGTGCGGTAGATTTCCTGCTCCAGGCGCACCTCGGCGATGAGCTCGCGCAGGGTTTCGACCATCATCCCGTGGCGGTTGAACAGCCGCCGGTAGCGCTCCATGAGGGCGACGAAGGCGGCGATGGCCTCCTGGGCCTTGTCGCCGAGGTCGTCGAGTTCGGAGGCGCTTTTCAGCACCTCCCACAGGGGCTTCTGAGTCTGGGCCGAGTGGCGGATGAGGCGGTCGGCGGTGGTTTCGCCGATGCCGCGCTTGGGATAGTTGAGAATGCGCAGCAGATTGACCTCGTCGCGGTGGTTGACCAGCACCTTGAGATAGGCGATGAGATCCTTGACTTCCTTGCGGTCGAAAAACTGCTGGCCGCCGATGAGCACGTAGGGGATGTTCTCGTAGCGCAGCTGCTCCTCGAAGGCGCGCGACTGCACGTTGGTGCGGTAGAGGATGGCGAAATCGGAATAGTTGAGCTCCTCGCGGAAGCGCTCGCCGTGGATGCGCTCCATGACCGCGCGCGCCTCGTCCTCCTCGTCCTCGCAGAGCAGGTAATCGACCCGGGGTCCGGCGCCGTCGGCGGTCCACAGGGCCTTCTCGCGGCGCTTGCCGTTGTTCTTGATGACGGCGTTGGCGGCGGCGAGGATGTTGCCCGTGGAGCGATAGTTCTGTTCCAGCTTGACCACCCGCGCGCCGGGGAAATCGCGCTCGAACTCAAGGATGTTGCCGAGATCGGCGCCGCGCCAGCCGTAGATGGACTGATCGTCGTCGCCCACCACGCACAGATTGTGGTGACCGCCGGCGAGCAGCTTGAGCAGCAGGTACTGGGCGGCGTTGGTATCCTGGTACTCGTCGACGAGGATGTAGCGAAAGCGCGCGCGGTATTTCTCCAGCACCGCCGGGTGCTCCTGCAAAAGGCGCGCGACGAGCATGATCAGGTCGTCGAAATCCACTGCGTTGAAGGCCTTGAGGGCCTTCTGATAGCGCGGATAGACGGCGGCCGCCATGTATTCGTAGTCGTCGTGGTACTTGACGGCGAACTTCTCCGGCGGCACCAGGCGGTTCTTGGCGTCGGAGATGGCGTAGAGCACGCGCTCGGCGTCGAATTTGCGCCCGCCGATGTCCACCTGCTGGATGAGATCCTTGATCAGGCGCAGCTGATCGGCGGTGGAGTAAATGGAGAAATTCTTCTTGTAGTCCAGCGCCTCGATGTCCTCGCGCAGAATGCGCACGCACAGGGAGTGAAAGGTGGCGATGACCATGCCCTTGCAGCGCTTCTTGCCGAGCATCTCCTCGACGCGCTCGCGCATTTCGCGTGCCGCCTTGTTGGTGAAGGTCACCGCGAGGATATTTTCCGGCGCGACACCGCGCGCGGCACTCAGATGGGCGATGCGGCAGGTGATGACGCGGGTCTTGCCCGACCCGGCGCCGGCCAGAATCAGCAGCGGGCCTTCGCCGTGACAGGCGGCCTCGCGCTGTTGGGGATTGAGCAGGGAGAGTTCCATGGGGAATGCGACTTCGGGTCTGCGTTGGTGATTGAGTGGGGAGCGCTGATCAGAAGTGCAGGCTACCATGAAGGGGGCAGGAGCGGCAAGCTGTTGTCTTTTGACGACAAATAAATCAGGAAAAACAAGAACTTTCCCCTTGATTTTCAAGTCGCGATTGTGTATTTTCCTAGCGACTCACGGGAGATTTCTTAACAATCTCTGAGGAACTTTCCTGTTCGCCAATCAATCCTTGCGTACGTGGTAGCCATGACTAAGTTCATCGTATTACTGGTGGGAATCATCTGGGCTTGCCTGCTGTTCATCTCCTGGGGCCAGGCCGACGGCATCGTGCCGCCGCCGGTCGAGACCGGGCAGAACCAGCAGAACTGAAGCCACTCACCACCGCCATCCCGCCACGCTTTTCCCCTTACGGGGCCGTGCATTTTGCGCCCTGCCGCACTCCTCGTCGCTCCAATTCCGCATCGATGGCATTAAGCACTTCCCACTTGTTCAAAGACCACAACGGCGCCAGCAACTGATGACGCGGGCCGTCCCCGGTCAGGCGCTGAATCAGGGTGTCGGGGTGAAGGCGCTCGATGAAATCGGCGGCCAACCGCACATAATCCTTCTGCCCCAGGACCGCGATCTCTCCCTGTTCATATAGCGCCCCCAAGGGCGTGCCCGCCAGCACATGCAGCAGATGGATCTTGATGCCAGCCACCTTGAGCCGCGCCATTTCATCGGCGGTCGCGAGCATCCGGGTGCGGTCCTCGCCCGGCAGACCGAGAATCACATGAACGCACACCCGCAGACCGCGTGCCACGGCTTGCTCATAGGTCCGCAGAAAGCAGCGGTAGTCGTGGCCGCGGCGCAAATAGTCAAGGGTTGCGTCATGCACCGACTGCAGGCCCAGTTCCAGCCAGAAATAGCTGCGGAGGTGGTACTCAGCGAGCAGATCGAGGACTTGCGGCGGACAGCAATCGGGACGGGTGCCCACGGATAGGCCCACCACATCCGCAACGCCCAGGGCTTCATCATAGAGGGCGCGCAATTGCTCGGGCGGCGCGGCGGTGTTGGAAAAGGGCTGGAAATAGGCGAGAAAGCGGCCGGCCTTGTACTTGCGACGCATCACCTCTTTGCCCGCCTCGATCTGCGCGGCCACGGGCAGGGCGCGCTCGATGCCCACCGCCCCCGAGCCGCCGGGGTCGCAGAACAGGCAGCCCTGCCTGCCGCGCCCGCCGCCGCGATTGGGGCAGCCGAAGCCGGCATCCACGGAGATCTTATGCACGCGCCCGCCGAAAACCTCCTTGAGGTGTGCGGAAAACAGATTGTAGCGTTTGGAAGTCATGGCGGCATGATGCCAATTTGGGCGGCGGGAGGCAAGCCCTTGAGCACCGGCGCACCGTCAAGGCAGGGAAAACCCCATGAGCGGCCAGACAAAGCGCACGGTCAGCAAAAACAGCACCAGCGCCAAGGCCTGCACCAGCAGCCCCGGCAACACCATCTCCCGCATCTTGAGGTGGCCCGAGGAGAAAACGATGGCGTTGGCCGGGGTGCCCATGGGCAGACAAAAAGCCAGTCCCGAAGGCAGGGCGATGACCAGGGTCATGAGGCGGGGGTCCAAACCCATGCTGCCCTCCAGGCTCAGGGCGATGGGCATGAGCATGGCGATCACCGCGGCGTTGCTGATGCACTCGGTCAAAAACAGCGACAACAGAGCAAACACCGCCAGCACCAGCAGGGGTGAATCGGTCAATCCCGACAGCCCGAGATCGGCCAGGTAGCGCGCGGCGCCGCTGCGTTCCAGGGAGGCGGCCAGGGCGATGGCGCCGCCGTACATGAGGATCACCCCCCAGTTGACGTATTCCTCGATCTGCTTCCAGCTGACCACGCGAAAAGCAAAGAGCACCGCCACCGCAACGATGGCGATGTTGGCAAGGCCCAGGGTCCGGCCGAGGAAAATCCAGCACAGGATGGTCACCGTCATCACCACCGCCACGATCAACTCGCGGTGGTTCATGCGGCCCATTTCAAGGCGCCTTTGCTTGAGATAGGCCTGGCCCTTTTCCACCGTCGCGATATCGATGGGAAACAGCAGGCGCAGCAAGACGAAACCGACGATCAGCAGCGGCACGACGATGGGCA
Proteins encoded in this region:
- a CDS encoding SLC13 family permease, giving the protein MDPNQFKNPLKIDRRPMWVILAERTRRYQIIAALLILALLFFGLEPPAELSREGYRALVLFGACTFLWVSGLLPLAVTSLLALAAIPLLGILGRRETYALFGNEAVFFILSAFILAAAMSGSGLSARLARTMLARFGKTPGSLALTVFIFSALLSFAMSEHAVAAMMFAMVAEIVRSLGLEPGRSSYGKLLFMSIAWGCVIGGIATFLGGARAPLAVGMLREGTDLDFSFVEWTAAALPIVVPLLIVGFVLLRLLFPIDIATVEKGQAYLKQRRLEMGRMNHRELIVAVVMTVTILCWIFLGRTLGLANIAIVAVAVLFAFRVVSWKQIEEYVNWGVILMYGGAIALAASLERSGAARYLADLGLSGLTDSPLLVLAVFALLSLFLTECISNAAVIAMLMPIALSLEGSMGLDPRLMTLVIALPSGLAFCLPMGTPANAIVFSSGHLKMREMVLPGLLVQALALVLFLLTVRFVWPLMGFSLP